DNA sequence from the Malus sylvestris chromosome 10, drMalSylv7.2, whole genome shotgun sequence genome:
GTAGAAAATACAATTACAAGTTTGGTAGATTACTTATTTAGAGGTGATTTTATTAACTTATCTATTTTACATACTCCTCCGTTTTgtagtttttttatatattgagtagcattcctcttcatttgtaagtgagagattttaggttcgaCTCTCCCTAAAAACggatttgaactacattattgctagtctattttGAGACTAAATTCATCCCATTttccttaatgtaaataatattgacttaaaaaaaaaaaaaaaaaaaaaaccctccttGATAAAtataatacacacacatatatatatatatatatatatctgtatgCTACCTACACTACAAATCTAAacgtgttttatttttattgatacTTATTTGGCATGGAACTGATTATGCATGTTAGGGGTAGGTCAAGATTTCTGCATGCCCATTTAGTCATCCATAAACGCCTCCCACTCAAATTTATATCGAAAGGACTTGCACATAATTTCgagataataaaataaaactgtCAAAGTCACCTGCTGACGAAATTATGCAAAACGAAATATCTTCTTTGTTATTATGTGTGAGGTTTTCAATGTCGAAATGTCTAAAGTGATCACTATGTCAATGTCTGCTATAgaatggaagaaaatatcgatattattggtgaaatatcgccgataatatcgttatTTTTACATAACGATATTTTCAACGTTTACACTTAATTATCgtaataatatcgcgatattatcaatattatcgatattagcCATAATATCGCCGAGGATCCTCCGTCGTCATCGCAACGGCAGCCGAAGAAGAAATGGGGGGGTGAGAACcgaagaagaaacaaggagagactgagggagaaggtgagttgcagagaagagatAGGGGGAGAACcgaagaagaaacaaggagagaCTGAGGGAGAAGGATGGAGAAGGATCGATCGAGAGACTGAGGGAGAAGGATAGGCTCTGGGAAGGTgagttgcagagaagagatggggggAAGAACcgaagaagaaacaaggagagaCTTAGGGAAGAAGGATGGAGAAGGATCGACCGAGAGACTGAGGGTGGAGAGACTGAGGGAGAAGGATAGACTGAGGgtctgcgtgtgtgtgtgttgcgTGTGTGAGAAaaaaggtgtgtgtgtgtgtgaaaaaaAACATTGACAAGACAAAAAGTGTGTTGCCTGTGTGTGTGTTATCTATCCGAGAGAAAAAGGTGTGTGTGTGAAAAAAACACTGACAAGATAAAAAGTAATGGTGGAGTGGTTTCTTACTATCAAaactgtgtgtgtgtgaaaaaaaaattgacaagagAAAAAGGTGAAGTGGTTTCATACTACCAAAGTTCAaaaccgtgtgtgtgtgtgaaaaaaAGATAGGTGGAGTGGTTTCATACTACCAAAGTTCAAAAccgggtgtgtgtgtgtgaaaaaaAGATTGACAAGACAAAAAGGTGGAGTGGTTTCATACTACCAAAGTTCAaaaccgtgtgtgtgtgtgaaaaaaAGATTGATACTACCAAAGTTCAaaaccgtgtgtgtgtgtgtgaaaaaaAGATTGACAAGACAAAAAGGTGAAGTGGTTTCATACTACCAAAGTTCAaaaccgtgtgtgtgtgtgaaaaaaAGATTGACAAGACAAAAAGGTGAAGTGGTTTCATACTACCAAAGTTCAAAACCGTGTGTGTGTGAAAAAAAGATTGACAAGACAAAAAGGTAGAGTGGTTTCATACTGACAAGACAAAAAGGTGAAGTGGTTTCATACTACCAAAGTTCAAAACCGTGTGTGTGTGAAAAAAAGATTGACAAGACAAAAAGGTAGAGTGGTTTCATACTACCAAAGTTCAAAACCGTGTGTGTGTGAAAAAAAGATTGACAAGACAAAAAGGTAGAGTGGTTTCATACTACCAAAGTTCAaaaccgtgtgtgtgtgtgtgaaaaaaAGATTGACAAGACAAAAAGGTGGAGTGGTATCATACTACCAAAGTTCAAAACCGGGTGTGTGTGAAAAAAAGATTgacattaaattggattattattcattaatattaagttttttttattatcaaattagaatattattcattaaattaaattattaacaaattgaaatattattcattaaattggattattattcattaaattagattattatcaaattagattattattcattatattggattattatcaaattggattattattcatcaccatgttttatattaggattatttaataactactcttcacaatacactcactctacacatagagatgataaagatggtgaaaattttgaacctataggaactctatgtggtactaagtcactcatgtatcttaccatgcaatatataaagtgtaaaatattgtactaattcattatatataaatgattatggtgtgtttagacttctttcattaattactacatgttTTCTACAcgcacaatgtttgtcagctcgctatacaatcaacttgataatgttaaattcatcatgcaatgcatttacttccaattttttgtgataaactaatagataattgactaaataaacatcctgcaaagtttcaataaaaatttccaagtttttcttacaatttctgtggtttccatgtaatttttatcgatatcaatattatcccgatatttccattgatatttccgtgttttcggactatcgatatttccgatattaccgatattttcttccttggctatagcatggaagaaaataaaagtcTGATTGGACCAGAAAATAAGAGCCTGTTAATGTCATACTTTGAATCTTCCAACCCCAACTTACCAATTCCTAATGAATACTGTTCAATAGCTTATTCGAGTGGTACTCTTCATGTAATAGTACaagtagagaaaataatatattttttataaggaaaactaatgaaaagggtttgaaaactttgagttttaatgataaggacaaaataaatggtaaagtgaatagtaccaggattgactttttagtataaaaatgtggtttttcgttaaagtaaacagtaacgagagcttttcgttaaagtccTCTTTTTTATATCattctatttattttataataataaaataactgCTTGAATATTGAACACACTACTTATAAAGCTTCAAGATTAATATTATATACTAATTTCAAGTTGCACATCTTTTACTTATaaaaaatacacttataagCTTGGTAGATTACTTATTAAAAGGTGATTTTCACATTCACTTCTCTTTCACATACTACTCCATTTTGTAGtcttttatatatttaataaatcaatctccttgttgtaaagtCAAATATTCATCAGCTGTTTTCGCTTCTCTCTTTTCTATGTGGTCATGTAAAGGTAAAAacctatattaaaaaaaggaaaagaaaaaaaaattatgtggtAAACAATTGAAACTGCATTATTTTGTAACCTAAAAAATTACTGTTTTTTCCTTCCACATATAAACATAATTTTTCTCTTCCATTTTCTCTCCCCTATTTCCTACTCattacctttttattttatttttcattcaattaaaactgtatttaatttttttttttaaacacacTGTGTGATATTTATCACGAATAAATATAATGAGACCTACACCACATATCTGTGCGCGTTTTATCCAATTTTTATTAATCTTTATTTGACATGGAATTGATTATTGCATGTTATGGTTAGTTCAAGATAGTGTTCAAAATATCGGCATAGTAAAATGTCAACATGCAAATTTGTGAGAATATCAGTGGATGTATCGATATTGATATCGGCTGTTTTTTAtggaaatgatgaaaatttaaaaaaaaaaattaaaataaaactttaaggAATGTCAAACAAATTTTTAGATGAAATATAAGAATTATCTGATATTTAACCGATGTGAGAAATATCGACAGTCGAAAGTTAAGAGTTTCTCCGATATAACTTCACCCCATTTCTATATCTTTATTTGATCATATGGATATTTTCACAGAAATATTCATCacattgaagaaatttcaaacattgGTTTAAGGTTTTTGCATGTCCTATTAAGTCATCCATAAACGACCCCACTCAAATTTATGTCCAAACGACTTGCGCTTGCATCACACAATTTTGAGAAAAATCAAAGTGTTGATGAAAGTGTggagagaaatgctaaggagactcttttAAAGTGGAACTTCGGCATCTTATGTTTTTTGTAcgatattttataatgttgaaacAAGAATTGTGCCAAAAAACATGAAATGGTGACGAAAAATCTATAGAGAGTCTCCTCAGCATttctcaattattaaaatttctTCCTTATATTATGGTTGAGGTTTTCAATGTCAAAAAGTCCAAAGTGATAACTATGTAAGAGAAATGCTAATTGTAGgttaatttattgattttagTATTATCAAACTTGTGTTTGTCTTATTTATTTCAAGTTGCCTAGTTTTTTAGTTTAATTGCCACTTGTAAATACAAATATGCGCTGGTAGTAGTATtgttcagtttaaaaaatagtcagttttcagtttaagaaataatgatagtGTAAGTGTTCAATTTtagaaataatcagtgtttagtttaaaatAGTAATAGTAGCAATGTTCAGTTTGAAATAGTAATAGTtctagtgttcagtttaagaaatagtgaaagtgccaatgtttaatttttaaaaataatcagTGTTCAATTTAACAAATAGTAATAGtatcaatgtttagtttaagaaatagtctgTGTTGAGTTCTAAAAATAGTCAATGTTCAATTCTAGAAATAattagggtgtgtttgtttccctTCGCTAGCCAtcattggactggactagactaataGTTAGTCCAGTCCCATGTTTGTTACTTCACAGGACTAGCTTTAGTGGGAGTAAGCCGGACTCACCTCAACTAAGGACCGTGCTAGATGGCCTTAGCAAGAGACATCGCGAACCATGAGACTAGCTAATCCCTTCGATCGCCCTTTGCTCGTGTCCTCTATTCTCCTCTCTGCTCgtgttctctccctctctcctcgtCCCCAACTCTGAATCATGAACAAAGACTTCCACTCGAACTTCAATCTGAGAACTCACGAGCTTTGTCATCTGATTCACCTCTAATCCGACCAAGCTCATCGGTCGTGCCCTCCGATTGGGCTCTTTCCTCCTAGACCTTAATTTTCGACGGCAAGGACTTCAGGCTTCGTCCTCCTTGACCTCTTCCACTACTACCTGTGCTCTACTTTGCCCTTCACATTTCCTTCTTCCCTGCTTCCCACAACCAGAAAACCCAGATTCTTTTTAGtagtataaaattattaaatcaaTATTTTTCTTATCGTGTAATAAGTTACTCACACGTATACctgaaccaacccgttatcttaacatgtGCTTATTGACTTATCCGATAACAACCcaattcgttatcgtgtcgatccgaaaacctgttaatttcgtgtcgtgttggGTTATTGGGTCGTGTCAGAAATTGACAAGCTTAGTACCCATGAAAGAAGGAAGCTAGATCCGACTTGGCCGCCGAGTTAATTGCCATGGACCAATCATGGAATCCGTAATATGCGTTGTGGGTGATAGCCCGACTGCACAGAGAAAGGAGATaaggagaaaaagaaggaaggatTGTAAAAACAGTCCTTACTTAATTGATAGAGTTACTGAGAAGGGGATGGTGTAGAAATCAAGGAAAGCTAGGTAGAGGATGGTGGATAGGAAGAAAGCGAGGGGAAGAAGGAAGATGGCCGAAGGGGATTAGAAGAGgccagatttttttttaaattttaatttttcttaattttaatgtttttagtttttaatatacACATAACCCTCAGTAATTCTCCACAtaggcgccacgtcatcagttgACTGCTGATTTAACAATAATcttaataaatatatgcaaTTACGACTTCATGTACCACTctgtaatgaaaaaaaaacttattgtaCCAATATTGAAAATCAAGAAGTGTTAGAAaagtaaattgaaattaatCCTACTTTTTAATTTACGTGGTTGTATCTTTTAccttaaaatttgacatatttttattataaaaaaaaaaccccttaaAAATCACTAGAAAGTTCAAGGTTCTCCCGTTTTCCTTAACTTTagtaataaaaacttaaaaacatcaTCGGGTTGTAATTTTAAATTAACCATTTGGATGCAAATTAGTAATACATCTCACTATCAATAAAGCCATGAATTGCTTAAGAAAAAGGTATACACAAAAACCATGACTAGAGTTTCAATTTATTGTGATAAACTATGCTTTCTAGCTTGCCTGATCTTGTATCTTCAGCTAGCTTCATCACAAAAAAGTGCTTTTGCTTCTGCCAATTCCACTGAAGCAGAAGCACTTCTCAAATGGAAAGCTAGCtttcaaaaccaaacccaaaacaacCTGACCTCATGGATGAATGCAAATGAAGCCCCATGCAATACTTGGATTGGAGTTTCATGCAACTCAGCTGGAAGCGTCAACAGATTAAACCTCACCAACTCTGGTATACAAGGTACTCTACTTGAATTTCCATTCATGTCCTTGCCCAATCTTGCATATGTTGATCTAAGCTACAATGAACTTTTTGATCAAATCCCACCTGAGATCAGTTCCCTCACCAAACTTATCTATTTTGATGTATCCTACAATCAAATGTCTGGAAAAATCCCACCTGAAATCTGTCTTTTAACAAATCTTCAGGTCCTTCACCTAAATGCAAATAAGTTCAACGGCTCAATTCCTCAAGAAATAGGCCAACTTAAATTTGTCTATGAGCTAGCTCTAAACTTTAACAATTTAGAGGGTTCAATTCCAGCTTCTTTGGGTAATTTGAGCCAATTGACTTCTTTGATTCTCCACCGAAACCAACTTTCGGGTTCTGTTCCTCCCGAAATTGGAAACCTTTCGAAATTGGTTGAACTTTACCTGTTTGACAACTATTTATCAGGTCCAATCCCTCTGAGTTTCGGAAACTTGAAAAGTCTAACCATCATGATGTTGTACAACAATACCCTTTCTGGTTCTATCCCAACTTCTTTTGGCAATTTGACAAACCTTGTTTATCTCTCTGTCTTCGGTAATAAACTTTCCGGCACTATTCCCGAAGAGAttggaaacttgaaatttgTTGAGGATGTACACCTGGCTGCTAACCGATTTTCTGGTTATTTGCCTCGAGATATTTGTAGTGGTGGACTGCTACAAAGGTTTACTGCAGAAAACAACGAATTTACAGGTCCAATCCCGAAAAGCTTGAAGGATTGCAAGAGCTTAGTCAGAGTTCGTCTTCAAGGGAACCAACTCAAAAGCAACATATCTGAAGACTTCGGTGTCTATCCGAATCTTCGGTTTGTAGACATAAGCAACAACAACTTATATGGGGAAATCTCAGACATCTGGGGGCAGTGTCCAAACTTAACAGCCCTACGTTTTGCGGGGAACAACCTTTCTGGTAGCATACCATCTGAGATTGCCAATGCAACTAAAATTCAGTATCTCGATTTTTCTTCGAATCATCTGGTTGGGGTGGTTCCCAAGGATTTGGGGAGATTGAGTACTTTGGTGAATCTAAAGTTGAATGGCAATCAACTTTTGGGTTCTATACCCTCAGAATTTGGAGCATTCACTCAACTCGAATATCTTGACTTGTCCACCAACAAGTTGAATGGCTCAATTCCAAGCATTTTTGACGAATTGATCGGTTTAAACTACTTGAATTTGAGCAACAACAATTTCAGTCAAGAAATTCCATTTCAGTTGGGGAAGTTATTTCACCTGTCACAGTTAGATTTAAGTCGTAACTCACTTGACGGAAAGATACCATCAGAAATCAGCAATATGCAGAGCTTGGAGGGGCTGAATCTTTCCCACAATAATCTTTCCGGTCTCATTCCAGCAACTTTTGATGGAATGCGTGGCTTGTCGTACATAGACGTATCCTACAATCACTTGCAGGGTCCCATccccaacaacaaagcatttcaAGATGCTCACAGCTTTGAAGGGAATGAAGGATTGTGTGGAAATGTTGTAGGTCTAGAATCCTGCAATAAGCATGTctcaaaaagaaaaaccaaaagaaaactcTTGTTTGCAATCGTTTTCCCCATCTTGGGAACAGTTTTACTTGCTCTCCTTGCAATTGTCTTCATcaaaacaagaagaaagaaaaagccgGGAACAGAAAAGAGTGATATCCATGATGAAATTTTTTCAATCTCTCTTTTAGATGGAAAAAAATTGTATTGAGAGATCATAAGAGCAACCAATGGTTTTGACTCCATATTTTGCATTGGGAAGGGAGGATCTGGAAGTGTCTACAAGGCAAAGCTACCATCAGGCAGCATAGTTGCAGTGAAGAAACTCCATCAAAAACTTGACGGCGAGGAGACATTACAGAAGGAGTTCCACAACGAAATAAGTGCACTAATCAATATACGACATCGAAACATTGTGAAACTTTGTGGTTTTTGTTCGAATTCACAGCACTCCTTTCTGGTCTATGAATACCTAGAAAAGGGTAGTCTGGCTTCAATCTTGAGCAAAGAAGACGAAGCACAAGAATTGGATTGGAGTAGGAGGGTGAGAATTGTAAAAGGCGTAGCTCATGCACTGTCTTACCTGCATCATGATTGCGTGCCGCCAATTGTACACCGAGACTTATCAAGCAGCAACATTTTGCTGGATTATGACTACGAGCCTTGTGTTTCAGACTTCGGTACTGCTAAGCTTTTGAATCCAGACTCATCGAATTGGAGCTCACTTGCAGGCACATATGGATATGTAGCACCAGGTAAAGTAAAACagttaaaatataaaatgttgaaatttgataatataaatttaaacataTACTCATGGCTTGCTCTCCCTTAATTTTTATGCAGAGTTGGCCTACACAAGGAAGGTAACTGAGAAATGTGACGTTTATAGCTTCGGAGTGCTGGCATTGGAAGTGATCACGGGAAAAAGACTAGGTGATTTAATCTCGTCCTTTTCGTCTCCATCTGCGTGTGAAAACAAATTGCTGAAGGACGTATTGGACCAACGGCTTCCACCTCCTACACTTGAAGTTGAAGATGAACTGATAACCATTGCAAGGGTAACAATCACATGCAGGGATTCGCGACCGCAATCGAGGCCAACAATGCACATGGTTTCTCAGTCGTTATCATTCCAAACTGCAGCTTCCACTGGAGGACCAGACATCACACTTGAACAACTCATTAAGATTTAAATTGCGTTTGATATTGTTTGAGTTGGCACGAAATTCAGATCGTCTTGTTTAAATGTATCATATATGTACTCTGTAATATTTGTAGTTAAATTGAGAATAAGAGAGGAGTGCTAGCTGGACTCGCTCAACAGCAAGTCCCAAATGTAGTATCACTTAAATGGTTAGACCAAAATATCCTATTTAGTATTTACTAGAAATTGATGCACGCGCATTGCTGCATGATTAAAAATTGTATGAAAAATTATGTTGAAAGATATAATAAAAACTATGTCATTTAATACTATTTATATTGAAAACGTTATGAAGATT
Encoded proteins:
- the LOC126586785 gene encoding MDIS1-interacting receptor like kinase 2-like; the protein is MTRVSIYCDKLCFLACLILYLQLASSQKSAFASANSTEAEALLKWKASFQNQTQNNLTSWMNANEAPCNTWIGVSCNSAGSVNRLNLTNSGIQGTLLEFPFMSLPNLAYVDLSYNELFDQIPPEISSLTKLIYFDVSYNQMSGKIPPEICLLTNLQVLHLNANKFNGSIPQEIGQLKFVYELALNFNNLEGSIPASLGNLSQLTSLILHRNQLSGSVPPEIGNLSKLVELYLFDNYLSGPIPLSFGNLKSLTIMMLYNNTLSGSIPTSFGNLTNLVYLSVFGNKLSGTIPEEIGNLKFVEDVHLAANRFSGYLPRDICSGGLLQRFTAENNEFTGPIPKSLKDCKSLVRVRLQGNQLKSNISEDFGVYPNLRFVDISNNNLYGEISDIWGQCPNLTALRFAGNNLSGSIPSEIANATKIQYLDFSSNHLVGVVPKDLGRLSTLVNLKLNGNQLLGSIPSEFGAFTQLEYLDLSTNKLNGSIPSIFDELIGLNYLNLSNNNFSQEIPFQLGKLFHLSQLDLSRNSLDGKIPSEISNMQSLEGLNLSHNNLSGLIPATFDGMRGLSYIDVSYNHLQGPIPNNKAFQDAHSFEGNEGLCGNVVGLQSCNKHVSKGKNNRELVFAIVFPILGAVLLAFLAIVFIKTRKKKEPETEKSDTSDQIFSISLFDGKKLYSEIIRATNGFDSIFCIGKGGSGSVYKAKLPSGNIAAVKKLHQKLDGEETSQKEFHNEISALINIRHRNIVKLCGFCSNSQHSFLVYEYLEKGSLASILSKEDEAEELDWSRRVRIVKGVAHALSYLHHDCVPPIVHRDLSSSNILLDYDYEPCVSDFGTAKLLNPDSSNWSSLAGTYGYVAPELAYTRKVTEKCDVYSFGVLALEVIMGKRLGDLISSFSSPSACENKLLKDVLDQRLPPPTPEVEDELTAIARVAIACRDSRPQSRPTMHMVSQSLSLKTAASTGGPDIILFELARNSDRLV